From the genome of Nicotiana sylvestris chromosome 2, ASM39365v2, whole genome shotgun sequence, one region includes:
- the LOC104229222 gene encoding uncharacterized protein: MATQLVIENQRENAEVYTDPVICKQKSLELLKEINMPNGLLPLDDILEVGRNKETGFVWLKQKKAKEHKFKKIGKLVWYDTEVTAIVQDRRMKKLTGVKSKELLIWVTLSDISIQDPECKKITFATPAGLSRAYPVSAFEEEEEEVEKEEVKN, encoded by the coding sequence ATGGCGACTCAGCTAGTTATCGAAAACCAAAGGGAAAATGCTGAAGTGTACACCGATCCAGTGATTTGCAAGCAGAAATCGCTTGAACTTCTAAAGGAAATCAACATGCCAAATGGTCTACTCCCTTTAGATGACATCTTAGAGGTTGGCCGCAACAAAGAAACCGGTTTCGTTTGGCTGAAACAGAAGAAGGCGAAAGAGCACAAGTTTAAGAAGATCGGTAAGCTCGTCTGGTACGACACTGAGGTGACGGCGATCGTTCAGGATCGTCGGATGAAGAAGCTCACTGGTGTTAAAAGCAAGGAGCTTCTCATCTGGGTTACCCTTTCTGATATTTCAATTCAAGACCCGGAGTGTAAGAAAATTACCTTTGCTACCCCTGCTGGACTTTCTAGGGCTTATCCTGTGTCTGCTttcgaggaggaggaggaggaggtggagaagGAGGAAGTGAAGAATTGA